The genomic window caaattttttgattatacCAGACGTaagaaaatttatattatttgctTTTTTGTTAGATTTTTTTGCTAAATATGACAATTAGACATGGAATTTGTTTTCGATACTAGAGTACACCCAAAAACGCGCCTTAAAGAAGTCTAAATAAAACCTGGTTCTATTTGTTCTccctttttttaatttctcccatcTCCCATCACCTCTGCCCCTACACAGACCTGGACCACTAGACTAGCGCAAGTCATGTGTGGTCTGGAAACAAGTCTTCATAACCATCCCGAGGACTTTTGACAACAATTAAGTCATGTGTGGTGTGGCAAGAGATCTTCATAAATATCCCATGGACTCTTGACTGCTAACAAGTCATGTGTGGTGTGGAAGGAAGCTCGACCTTACATTCCAAGATGGAATATTCAGAGACCAATTCATTAGTTGGTCATGGACGGCAATGGAAGATGCTTTCTGTCCTGctaataattaatataaagagATCATTCTACTTCATCTCACAGCAACTAATAAATTCATGGATCTTAAAAGAACCCAACTTCTACTTTTGTTCTTTGCTTTTCTGTGTGCTCGAGTGAGAAAACTCAACGGAGATTCAATCCCGAGATGCATACCCATCGAAAGGAATGCTCTTCTTGGGTTCAAAGAAGGCCTCAAAGATCCCTCCAACAGGCTATCTTCTTGGGTGGGCGACGACTGCTGCACATGGAAAGGTGTGGCTTGTGACAACCAAACGGGCCATGTTGTCAAGCTAGACCTCCGCAACCCATCATGCTTCGAATACTATCCTCCAAACAACACGTGGTGCTTGGGAGGTGAGTTGAGGCCTGCCTTACTTGGTTTGAAACACCTGAATTATCTTGACCTGAGCATGAACGACTTTGGAGGAATTAGTATCCCAGAATTCATGGGCTCATTCCGTCAGCTCAAATATCTTAACCTCTCCTGGGCTCATATGCATGGATTGGTCCCACATCAGCTTGGGAATCTATCGAGCCTCCAATATCTCGATCTcagttataattattattatgatGACAATTTTGAAGTTCCACCCAGATTTCTTATTATTGATAATGCCCTCTGGATTTCTCATCTTTCTTCTATGCGATATCTCAATATGACGGATGTGAAATTCAGAGAAGGTGCTCATTGGCTGCAAGCACTAAACATGCTCCCTTCTGTTGTTGAGGTACACTTACAAGGCTGTGGCATCAACACCACTtcgctctctcttccacatgtgAATTTTACTTCACTTTCTGTTCTTGATCTTTCTAGAAATTCCATTAATTCAACGATACCTGGTTGGTTGTTCAACATAAGCAGTCTCGAGTACCTTGATCTTAGCGATAATTTTATTAATTCGATGATACCTGGTTGGTTGTTCAACATAAGCAGCCTCGAGTACCTTGATCTCAGCTATAATTTCTTTCGGGGAATCATTCCGCCTGCGATTAAGAATCTAGCTTCGCTCAAGGCCCTTGATCTATCTGGTAATCAATTTCTTGAAGGCAAAATTCCGGTTGAACTTGGGGAGTTATGTAAGCTACAGTATTTGGGATTGTCAGACATTAATATCAGCAAAAGTTTGCAAGAACTTGATAAAGTGTTTACTGGATGCATCAAAAATAGTTTAGAAACTCTATACATGCGGAACACCCAGCTTGACGGTTATCTGCCGGACTGGTTGGGAGACTTCAGAAAGCTCAAATATCTCGATTTGAGTGGCAATTCAATTTCTGGTCCTGTTCCTGCGTCACTTGGAAGACTTGCAGAGTTAGTTGGGTTATTCCTCGAAGGAAACTTTCTGGAGGGTGTCATGTCTGAAGAGCAGTTTGCCAATTTCACCAAACTGAAATATCTAGATTTATCACAAAATCAATTAATTCTGAATCTGACGTCTGATTGGATTCCCCCTTTTCagctttattatttaaattttggtTCTTGCAAGCTGGGACCACGATTTCCAGCATGGCTTCGGATGCAAAAAAACATTACCGATCTAGAGATGTCTAGCACAGAAATTTCAGATGCTATACCAGATTGGTTTTGGAGATCATTTTCTCAGATATTCTGGTTAGATATCTCCAGCAATGGAATCACTGGCAGTGTACCTGACATTACAGACTTCATCAACCTTGACTATTTTAATTTGAGTTCTAACCACTTTGAGGGACCTTTGCCAAATTTTAATTCTTCAAGATTGTGGTTACTGGACCTATCGAATAACTCATTTTCAGGAGCAGTTCATCGTGACATTGGCAAAAGTATGCCTAATTTGGAATATCTCTCTCTTTCTACAAATAATTTAAGTGGTGAAATTCCCTTGTCTCTTTGTCATCTTCGATATGACGCTCTTgatctttcaaaaaatttattgttgGGTGAGCTCCCTGATTGCTGGAACCACTCTTCCCCTATCATTGTCATGGATTTTTCGAGCAACAATCTATCTGGAAGTGTTCCTCCATCAATCTGTTCATTACGTTTTCTCGAATCATTGCATTTGAGTAATAATAATCTTTCAGGAGAACTTCCTTCATCCTTGAAGAGTTGTGCGAGATTAAATACTCTTGATCTTGGACAGAATAGATTCACTGGTGAAATACCTACTTGGATAGGAGAAAGTTTGTTGTCTTTGAAGATCCTTCGCTTACGATCAAACAAGCTTGTTGGAAATATTCCTCCTAATCTATCAAGACTAATGGCTCTTCAAATTCTAGATCTGGCCAGTAACAATTTATCAGGAACCATCCCTTCTAGCTTTGGAAACTTTACTGCCATGAAAGTGTCGGGAGAGATGAATGgaactattttaaaaaataatactcATTACAATGAAAACATGCAA from Elaeis guineensis isolate ETL-2024a chromosome 4, EG11, whole genome shotgun sequence includes these protein-coding regions:
- the LOC105036773 gene encoding receptor-like protein EIX2, encoding MDLKRTQLLLLFFAFLCARVRKLNGDSIPRCIPIERNALLGFKEGLKDPSNRLSSWVGDDCCTWKGVACDNQTGHVVKLDLRNPSCFEYYPPNNTWCLGGELRPALLGLKHLNYLDLSMNDFGGISIPEFMGSFRQLKYLNLSWAHMHGLVPHQLGNLSSLQYLDLSYNYYYDDNFEVPPRFLIIDNALWISHLSSMRYLNMTDVKFREGAHWLQALNMLPSVVEVHLQGCGINTTSLSLPHVNFTSLSVLDLSRNSINSTIPGWLFNISSLEYLDLSDNFINSMIPGWLFNISSLEYLDLSYNFFRGIIPPAIKNLASLKALDLSGNQFLEGKIPVELGELCKLQYLGLSDINISKSLQELDKVFTGCIKNSLETLYMRNTQLDGYLPDWLGDFRKLKYLDLSGNSISGPVPASLGRLAELVGLFLEGNFLEGVMSEEQFANFTKLKYLDLSQNQLILNLTSDWIPPFQLYYLNFGSCKLGPRFPAWLRMQKNITDLEMSSTEISDAIPDWFWRSFSQIFWLDISSNGITGSVPDITDFINLDYFNLSSNHFEGPLPNFNSSRLWLLDLSNNSFSGAVHRDIGKSMPNLEYLSLSTNNLSGEIPLSLCHLRYDALDLSKNLLLGELPDCWNHSSPIIVMDFSSNNLSGSVPPSICSLRFLESLHLSNNNLSGELPSSLKSCARLNTLDLGQNRFTGEIPTWIGESLLSLKILRLRSNKLVGNIPPNLSRLMALQILDLASNNLSGTIPSSFGNFTAMKVSGEMNGTILKNNTHYNENMQVIIKGIYIEYAILLPLVIVMDLSNNNLSGMIPEELTSLFGLVSLNLSGNHLTGEITEKIGALQQLESLDLSKNNLFGGIPSSIIGLTFLSYLNLSYNNLSGRVPIGNQLQTFIDPSIYIGNPDLCGFPLSQKCKDDKTNQGLNAVGGDEQNDNTMDEEGSEMKWLYMSMGPGFAVGFWIVFGPLLCNREWREAYFQHIDQVFNLVYMVLATISPSLKYTTLQRDSL